Proteins from one Sphaeramia orbicularis chromosome 17, fSphaOr1.1, whole genome shotgun sequence genomic window:
- the atpsckmt gene encoding ATP synthase subunit C lysine N-methyltransferase, with protein MSQEEVFLGTTQTNRNESDVNRDRSRSRLGLVVTGVVGGSLVALYAVTAPFVAPALRKICLPFVPATTAQVENVLRVLRTRTGSLVDIGSGDGRIVIAAAKQGFRASGFELNPWLVWYSRYKAWREGVRHSTSFYISDLWKVSFAQYSNVVIFGVPQMMDKLELKLANELPSTAKVVACRFPFPTWVPEHTAGEGIDTVWVYDAKTFKSDLHGEMTRTVSQQEDATDSNT; from the exons ATGTCTCAAGAGGAGGTTTTCCTgggaacaacacaaacaaaccggAATGAAAGCGATGTAAACCGGGACAGGAGCAGGAGCCGGTTGGGGCTGGTCGTTACGGGGGTCGTAGGGGGGTCTCTCGTCGCCCTGTACGCGGTAACGGCCCCGTTCGTCGCCCCCGCCCTCAGGAAAATCTGTCTCCCGTTTGTCCCAGCGACCACAGCTCAGGTGGAGAATGTCCTGAGGGTGTTACGAACCAGGACGGGAAGTCTGGTGGACATCGGCAGTGGAGATGGAAGGATA GTGATCGCAGCAGCAAAGCAGGGCTTCCGGGCATCAGGCTTTGAGCTGAATCCTTGGCTGGTTTGGTACTCGCGCTATAAGGCCTGGAGAGAAGGAGTCCGACATTCAACATCGTTCTACATCTCTGACCTGTGGAAG GTCAGTTTTGCGCAGTACTCCAACGTTGTCATTTTTGGAGTCCCTCAAATG ATGGACAAACTGGAGCTCAAGCTGGCAAACGAGTTACCGAGTACGGCCAAGGTGGTGGCCTGCCGCTTCCCCTTCCCTACGTGGGTCCCTGAACATACCGCCGGGGAGGGCATCGACACCGTGTGGGTGTATGACGCCAAGACGTTTAAATCGGATCTGCACGGAGAAATGACGAGGACAGTGTCACAACAGGAAGACGCAACAGATTCAAACACATAA